In the genome of Daucus carota subsp. sativus chromosome 9, DH1 v3.0, whole genome shotgun sequence, the window GGCTCTGCACTTGCACGTTACTAGTCAACGCGGATGATATGCAAGTTTGCATTTATTTGCATAGCGCGATAAGAAGTGCTGCAATTCAAATACCTTATAAATACCGACATTAGATTGCACAATTCCCATTATCAAAACATCTGATCTGATCAGGCTCAATGGCTTATTTTCTTAGACTAACACTTTTTATCATTTTTCTGGTAAATTCAGCACTGGCAGCAAGAGTCTCGATCAATGTGCTAAGATTGGGAGCCAGAGCTGATGGCAGGACGGATGTTTCTAAGGTTTTCCTTAGGGCGTGGAATTCAGCTTGCGCTTCTACTAGGCCAGCTCAAATTTACGTGCCCCGGGGAAGATACTTGATTCGTGGTCCTATAGTCTTCAGTGGCCACAACTGCAAACACAGCATGTTCATTCGTATCCAGGGCACTATTGTAGCTTCTACTAACTACAATCTTATCGCCACGAATGGAAACTGGATCAAGTTTGAGAATGTCAATGGACTTTCCATTTCTGGAGGAATCATAGATGCTAAAGGAGCAGCTCTGTGGAATTGCAAAAAATCCGGAAACAACTGCCCTGCAGGGGCAACGGTATGAATACTAATTATCAATGTACATAAATTTTTCGTTTTAGAGTCCAAATTTTTATAGGGTTCATGTGACATAATATGTTTATTATTTGCAGAGCATAGGGTTCTACAGCTCGACGAACGTAGTTGTGAGTAGACTAACGTCAATAAACAGCCAAATGTTCCACATGATTGTCTACAAATGCAGAACTGTGAGGTTACGAGGAATCAAAATCTTAGCACTCGGCAGTAGCCCCAACACTGATGGTATTAATGTGCAGTTATCATCAGGAGTCAGCATCTTCAACTCTCGTATTAGTACTGGGGATGACTGCGTGTCAATTGGACCTGGCACTACTAACACGTGGATTGAAAATGTTTTCTGTGGTCCTGGTCACGGCATCAGGTAAAATTTACTAATCCTGAAGGGATAGAATGTATAATATTGTACACtgtaaattaataattgttCACGGTGACAGCATTGGAAGTTTGGGCTGGGATTTGCATGAACCTGGTGTTCAGAACCTGACAGTCAAATCAGTTGCATTCCGGAATAGTGACAATGGTGTAAGAATAAAAACATGGGCAAGGTCGAGCAATGGATTTGTTAGAGATGTTCTTTTCAAGAATATTGCAATGAGTAATGTCAAAAATCCGATTCTTATAGACCAAGACTACTGTCCTAACAACCAAGATTGTCCAGGAAAGGTATATATTTTTGAAGTTTATGTAATTTCTCTATTAACTAACTACTGTTTGATGTGTCGAACCTTATAAGTTAGTAATCTTCTGTTTTTGACTAGGTATCTGGAATCAAAATTAGCAATGTAAGGTATCAAGACATTCGCGGATCATCTGCAACGCCAATTGCAGTGCAGTTGCAATGTAGTAAGAAATATCCTTGCAGTGGGATACGACTACAAGATGTAGTACTCACGTATAAAAATCAAGCAGCAAAAGCGTCGTGTGCCAATGCAGGAGGAACTGCTTCTGGCGTCATTAAGCCTTCTGGTTGTTTATAGAGATTATCATCAGAGTTCAtgtcagtttttttttttttcatatctaTGTCTGGATTTGAGAGGACGTAAGAATGTATGCCACAGCTTGCAAAATATTGCCACTAGAATTTCTAGAATTTGATTGAGTTGTGTGCTAAACACCAGCTGCCTGAAGGATCATGTGGGCTTCATTTAGCCTGAGTTCCTCGTTCTGTAGTACATGACtttctcattttaattttactcTTCATTGTCGGATCAAAATTTCAAGCCATTAGCATTCTTTTCCGAATACCATCTAAACACGCCCTAAAAGGTCGGAGTAAAACAGCAGTGCACACTAACATAATTGTAGAAATATGTTCAAAAATCAGTAAATAAGCCACAAATCTTTTAATAAGTATTCGGAGAATACTAGGTTACATACATAATACAAGGGTAGTTTATTCTAGACTAATACATGTAGGAAGCTATTCATCCCAGAATTGCTCAAAAGATTTGTAAGGTCCTTCCGATGAAATGAAGTGGTGTCCAGTGTAACCCTTCTGCTGGGGAATCTGTTCTATCTCTCGACACTCAGCAGCACTCAGTTCCCAGTCAAATATCTCTAAATTTTCAACCATTCTTTCCTTTGAGAAGCTCTTAACAATAACACTTGCACCTTGCTGGTAACACCATCTTAAACATACCTTTACAAATGACATCAGGAAAAGAACATTTCATTTTCACTGTTTTTTCTGCAGTTCATTTCTACCACAAATCATAATTGTGTAACTAGAATACCATGGATAATAATATAGACTCCAATTACCATATAAATTACTAGAAATAACTGATATGCATTATACATTTCTGGTATGCTAATGTTTCTGAATTTGTTGGGGAAATCTATTTCTGGTTTATCATTTCTTAGAGAGACAATATATTGAAGATTTATTTAGAGACTCGAAATTGAAGTGAGTTGTACCTGAGCAACTGTCTTTCCTCTAGCTTTAGCAATACTCTTCAGCACCTCGCAGTCCAGGACTCTATTATTTCCCCACCATGTGTTTGGGGCGCCTAAAGGGGAAAAACCTGAAAGATGTACATTATTTTTCCTACAATATTCCCGCAACTTCTTCTGCTGCCACAGAGGGTTCAGTTCCACCTTCATTTTCACACAAAAGATTAATTTCAGTGATAATCTCTAGCTCAAAAGGACATAAATATTATCAAACAATCATTAAGGTCCTTCAACCACAAGGTGTCTATCGTTTGATTTGGATCAAGTAATGTATTCTATCTACCTGATTAACAGCAGGAGGGATCTTTGCAGATGAAAGTATGGTCTCGAGCTTCTTGCTAGAGAAATTGCTGACTCCTATGTTTCTAGAAAGGCCAAGGCTTTGACACTTCTCCATGGCTTCCCAGACAGACTTGAAATCCATGAGAAGAACATCTTCTGAAGGAAAAGGTATACCCTGACTCCCGGGCTTCAAGCTCACAGGAAAATGAATAAGGTAGAGATCAACATACTCCATCCCAAGGTTCCTACATAACAAAAAATTTCATTGCTCCAATTCTTcaaagtatattttaattttggacTCATAATCTACACTAAGTGTCCCTCATAATGACAATAAATTTACTAACTACAGGCCTACTTGAGAGTTTTTTGTAGAGCAGGAAGCACGCGATCAGAGTGTGCATCACTACACCAAAGCTTTGATGTGATAAAAAGATCAGCGCGAGACTTGATCAGACCGAGGCTCAAAGCCTCTGTAACGGCTTCACCAAGACACTCCTCTGAGTTATAGAAGGCAGCAGTGTCAAAATGTCTATAGCCAAGTCTGATTGCATTAACAACACTTGGTTTCAGAAACTCCGAAGGAGCCAAAACACTATAAGATGTTCCAAAGCATATTAAAGGCATGGTTGCACCCATTGAGCCTATTCTAGTCTGTGGAATCTCCACCTTGGCCATTTTTACTTCAATTCTAGATGGATGATATGCAGCATACTAACTATTTAtgttaaggggtcgtttggttcatggggtggtatggggttggaatgaggaatcagGTTAAGATGGTATGGGGATAATGTATCATtcttgatatcatgtgtttggttgagttatggaatgaataatatattgaatttaaatatttttaaattattattttttattgatgaaaaataattttataattttattttatccaattttgagttgttgatttaattttgtgtcAAGCATTTGATgtaattgtatataaaataaaaataattttgattcctCATACCCATGTtccatacccacctccccctaaggtatcaaaaactcataccttgggggtttgaggtatgggtttggatgaataaattttccaaccaaacatcaagtatgggtttggaatgaaccaaacccatacctgataccTGAAAACGACCCCTAAGAGAACTCCTACTCAGGTATATAATTGCCAACCATTTAACGTACTGCATTAATGGTTGGTAGCAATCTGCTCTTGGCATCTGTACTGTACATTTTAATGAAAGTCCATAGACAAAAATCTCCGCCCAGTATTATGAATTCGGTTTGGGTTATTGGTTAAAACCGAActgattatttaaataattaaataaatatactatatatatatatatgattgtaaatttttaaaaataatgagtttaaaaataatttaaaacaaataaatatattatattttactataAGTTAGGCCAATGTTTGTTTATTTGGGCACAAAAGTctactttttatttttggagTTAATGTTGCCCAACCAGTGTTCTTGTTTTGTGTTTGTCATGAATTtgtaaattttgttaatttcaAGAGATAAAATGATGTTCGTTTAATTTATGAAGAAATTTTGTGGAATCAAATGCATTCTTCTTTTGTGAAGTAATTTTTGCTGTTTGGGAGTTAGGATTGCCTGTATACGCATGATACCACACAGCTTATGCTTTGTGTTAGGTAGCATCTAATATGCGGAAGAAAACAATAGTAGTAAAAACAAGAGTCATACCTTATACATGGATATCCACCAGCAGGGCTGTAAACGAGCAAACACATCGAGCTGCTCGAGTTCGGCTTCGAGTTCGGCTCGAAGCCGAACTCAAACTCGAGCTATTCAAATAGTTTACCGAGCAGAGTTTGAGTTTCATATTACTCGGTTTGTGAGGCTCGTGAGTCTAATCAAGcctgtattattataattatttttatattattttttatattattatataaaatatttaatttttatatcttttttatatattaatcgaatcgaactcgagcCGAACTGATCA includes:
- the LOC108200394 gene encoding polygalacturonase, which encodes MAYFLRLTLFIIFLVNSALAARVSINVLRLGARADGRTDVSKVFLRAWNSACASTRPAQIYVPRGRYLIRGPIVFSGHNCKHSMFIRIQGTIVASTNYNLIATNGNWIKFENVNGLSISGGIIDAKGAALWNCKKSGNNCPAGATSIGFYSSTNVVVSRLTSINSQMFHMIVYKCRTVRLRGIKILALGSSPNTDGINVQLSSGVSIFNSRISTGDDCVSIGPGTTNTWIENVFCGPGHGISIGSLGWDLHEPGVQNLTVKSVAFRNSDNGVRIKTWARSSNGFVRDVLFKNIAMSNVKNPILIDQDYCPNNQDCPGKVSGIKISNVRYQDIRGSSATPIAVQLQCSKKYPCSGIRLQDVVLTYKNQAAKASCANAGGTASGVIKPSGCL
- the LOC108202072 gene encoding non-functional NADPH-dependent codeinone reductase 2, giving the protein MAKVEIPQTRIGSMGATMPLICFGTSYSVLAPSEFLKPSVVNAIRLGYRHFDTAAFYNSEECLGEAVTEALSLGLIKSRADLFITSKLWCSDAHSDRVLPALQKTLKNLGMEYVDLYLIHFPVSLKPGSQGIPFPSEDVLLMDFKSVWEAMEKCQSLGLSRNIGVSNFSSKKLETILSSAKIPPAVNQVELNPLWQQKKLREYCRKNNVHLSGFSPLGAPNTWWGNNRVLDCEVLKSIAKARGKTVAQVCLRWCYQQGASVIVKSFSKERMVENLEIFDWELSAAECREIEQIPQQKGYTGHHFISSEGPYKSFEQFWDE